The Methanobrevibacter wolinii SH genomic interval TTCAACAAAACTAGAAATGTTAATATTTTATTTTATTAGAAATAAATATATTAACATATTATATTTTTTTAAATTTTATTAAGTGTTTTATAATAAAATTCAAACTTTTTAAAAATTATTGGAGTGGTTATATGTCTATTATACATAAACATATACAAGAAAAATTTTCATATGATGGAAGTCAAATAGAACCTATGTGGGCTTTTAGGGAATTTAATGTAAGAGGTTCCTCAATAATTTCTTGGAGAGGACCTATGAATATTCATCCAGAAAATATTAAGGATTTTGCAGATGTTGGTACTGAAATTAAATCAAATGAGATGTTTCATACTATGACTGAATTCTTTGATTGTCAACCAGCTAATATGAAAATTGCATATTTACGTCAAAGATTATTAATTCTAATTTTTAATGAACATTTAACTAAGAAAGGTATTATTGCTAATAGAGATGGGGATGATATTTATATTGGTGGAAGAAAACTTAGTGTATGTATTGCCACTGCATCAATAAGTTCTATGAAAATCCATTTTGCCCTTAATATTCGTGATGAAGGAACTCCAGTTGATGTAGATACTATTGGCCTTTTTGATATAAAGGATTCTAATGGTAATCAAATATTTAATGATGATAATGTATGTGATTTTATGAATGAAGTTTTAGATGCATATATTGATGAATTAAATACTTTAGATTTAGATATTAGTAAAACTAAAATTTTATAATCTTATTTATTCATTTAAATTACATATCAATTTAATCTAATTATATAATTAATTTAGATATTGTATTTTAATTATATTTTAATTTAAATTTTTATTAAATTTAGAATTTAATCTTATTTTAAATTTTAATGATATTTTTTGTTTAAATTAGTTATATGGTAATTTTTTAGTGGTGTTTAGATTTTTATAGGGTTTAAATTAGTTATATGGTAATTTTTATTAGTGTTTAAATTCTTATAAATTTTTTATATAAGAATTTATCATACTTAAATTTCTATAAAAATATATATTTTAAGATATTAATTTTAATTAAGAGGTTTTTAAAATGAAAATAATTATTAATGGAATAAATGCTAATTTAAGATTTTCAGCAGCTCATATGATACCAACTCATAAATCTTGTGGTTTTATTCATGGTCATTCTTATTTTGTTGATATTGAGATAGAAGGTGAAAAATCAGGAGATTTCAACTTTGTTGTTGATTTTAAAGAGGTTAAATCAATTGTTAAAGATATTTGTAATAGTCTTGATCATAGATTTTTAGTACCTATATACAATAATCACATGGATTTTAAAGATATTGATGATGAAGATTTATCTATTGAAGCTTTTGATGATTTTAAAAATATTCAATTTAAAATAGAACATAAAGGTTATACTATTCCTAAAGAAGATTGTGTACTTCTTCCTATAAAATATACTTCTGCAGAAGCTTTATCTGAATATTTTGTTGAAAAAATTTATGATAAACTTTCTAATACTAGTAATCTTAAATCAATTTCTGCATGTGTTAATGAAGGTATTGGTCAAGGTGCAATGTTTACAAAAACTATTAATTAGGTTTTATTATGTTGGAAGCTCCTATTGTTGAAATATTTTCAAGTATTCAAGGTGAAGGTTTACTTGTAGGTAGAAGACAAATATTTGTAAGATTTGCAGGATGTAATCTTAATTGTAGTTATTGTGATACTGAAGCAAGTAAATCTTCTAAAAATGGAACTCTTAGGAATGTTGATTATGTTGTAAATAAAATTAATGAGCTTAAAACTCCTGATTTACATTCTGTTTCATTTACTGGCGGTGAACCTAGTTTATATGCTGATTTTATAAAAGAAGTTATTGATAAAATAAATTTTCCAGGATTTCTTGAAACTAATGGTATATTAACTAAAGAAATTAATAAAATTGATAATTTGAAATATGCTTCTCTAGATATTAAATTACCTGAAAATTTAGAAGATGCTTTTGATTCTAAAATAATATCTTCAGAAATAGATTCTATTAATCTTTTAATAGATAAAGGAATTAATGTTTATTGTAAAATTGTGGTATTTCCAAATTTAGATTTGAAATTATTTGAAAATTTAATTTTTAATGTATCTAAAGCTATTAATAAAAAAGATAATTTATCAATTATAATTCAGCCAGTAAGTCCTATTGAACTTTGGAAAAATGATAAAGACAAATTATTTAAGTTTTCAGAGATTACAGGTAAATATATGGATGTTTTAATTATTCCTCAATTACATAAGTTTATGAATATTGAATGAATATATATTTTTTATTATATTCTTTGTATTTTTATTCATTTTTTCATTTTTTCATAGATTTTTTTACTTTTTTTATAATTTTTCATTATATTATTTATAAATTTTTTAGTTTTTTTCAATTTTTTATTTGTTTGTATATATAAAAACAAAAAACCATATAGAAAATATTATTATATATTAAAGATTTAATAATATTTGTTAAAAGGTGATTAAAAAAAAGTATTCTGTTTTTTATATTATACAATCTTAGTATTATTTTTATATTTTGTCTATATTTTCGATTTTTTAGGTATATTCAATTTTAAAAATTTAATCTAAGATTTTTTATTGTATAATATTTTTTTATTATCTTAAAAAAAATATGAGGTGTGTTCTATGAATGACAAAAGCACTAAAAGTTTTAAAAAATCAAGAAACAGAGGATCTATCGAACGTGAAACAAAAGAAGCTGATCATGATGGAGATGTAATGACATTAGTTTCAAAAGATGTTATTTCAGTACCTCCTACTACCTCTATTATTGATACAGCACATTTAATGATAGAACACGAATTTAGAAGAATTCCAGTTACAGATCCTGGTTCAAAAAAATTATTAGGTATTGTAACAACTATGGATATTCTTAGTTTTTTAGGTGGTGGAGATAAATACAATATTATTAAATACAAATGTAATGATAATTATCTCGCTGCAATTAATGAGCCTATTAAAGAAATTATGACTCGTGGTGTAATTACTATGAATCATAAAGCTACTATTAAAGAAACTGTTAAAGCTATGGTAGATAACCATGTAGGTGCAATGCCAATTGTTGATAAAGATGATAAATTAGTAGGTATTGTAACAGAAAGAGATTTCGCTTTAGCACTTGCAGGAGTTTTAACTAAAGAAACAGTTAATGATTATATGTCTTCTGATGTAATTACTATTACTCCAGGAACTTCATTAGATTATACAACTAAATTTATGGTAAGAAATAGTTTCAGAAGATTACCTATTGTAAGTGAAGATGAAATTGCACCAGAACATGGAGATAAAATTATTGGAATTGTAACTTCAACAGATATTTTAAGATACTTTGTTGATAAAAAATTCTTCTCACAAATGGATACAAATGTTGCATCTGACTTATTAGATGAAGTTAAAATATCTGAAGTAATGTCTAAAGGTGCAAGAACTGTTGAACCAACAACAAGACTTGGTGATTTCGCTGAATTATTAAAAGAGAAAAATATTGGTGGTGTCCCAGTAATTAGTCATGATCAAGTTGTTGGAATAATTACTGAAAGGGATATTATTAAAGCAATCAATGATAATTAAATTTTTAAATAATCTTATTTTATTATTTTTAAATTTATTTTTTTTATTGTAAAATTAAACACGTTAATAAATAGAAGGGGACTAAATTATGCAAATTAAAAACATTATGTCTGAAGATTTAATTACTATCGATAAAGATCAAAATCTTTTAGATGGATTAAAATTATTTAGGAAAAATAAAATTTCTAGATTACCTGTTATTAATACTAATAAAGATAATGAAAAAGAATTAGTAGGTATTGTATCTGAAAGAGATATTGCAAAAAAATTAGGTTCTTCTAAATATGAAAAACTCTCACCATCTGCATTACATATTTCATCTGTAATGGTAAAAGATGTTATTACTGTTGATGAAACAATGAACTTAGTTGATGTAGCTAATATAATGCTTGATAAAGGTATTGGTTCTGTTCCTATTGAATCTGATGGAATTATGGTAGGAATAGTATCTAAAGCAGACTTTGTTGGAATATGTTCTGGTAAAGCATATGAAAAATATACTGTTGAAGATATTATGACTAATGATATTATTTCTGTATCTATTGATGAAAGATTAGTTCATGCAAGAAGAGTTATTCTTGATAATCATATTGGTAGATTACTTGTAACTGAAGATAATGAACTTGCAGGAATTATTACATCAAAAGATATCATTAGATGTTTAATTGACTTTAAAAAACATACTCCAGATAAATATCAAAAATCACAAATTAAAAATCTTTATGTCAGTGATTTAATGTCTGGAAATGTTGAAACTGTCTCTAAAGATGAAAGTATTGTTGATGTTGCAAATAAAATGTTAGAAACAGGATATAATGGATATCCTGTTGTTGATGAAAATAATAAAGTTATTGGTATCATCACTCAAACAGATTTACTTGCTCTTGTAGCAGATTTAGAAAGTGACTAGTTTTTATTAAGCTATTTATTAAGCTAATTCTTAATATTTAGCTATTTTTTTACATTTTTTTTTGGAGGTTCTATTATTCGAGACATTGCTTTTTTAGGACCTGAAGGAACTTTTACACATGAAGTAGCATCTAGACTTAGTAATAATTTACTTACATGTGATTCAATTAATCATGTAATGGATGCTGTAATTGGTGGTAAATGTTCTAAAGGTGTTGTTCCTATTGAAAATTCTATTGAAGGTTCTGTAAATATAACTTTAGATTTATTAGTTCATTCTTATGATTTATTAATCGAAAAAGAAATAATATTTCCGATTAATCATAATTTACTTGCTCCTAAAGGTGTTAAACTTGAAGATATTACTGATGTATTTTCTCATCCACAAGCTTTAGCACAATGCCATAATTATTTAATAGAACATAATATTAAACCTCATCAAACATTAAGTACTGCTGCAGCATCTAAAAAAATTTCTAATATTGAACATTCTGCTTCTATAGGTACATTAAAGTCAGCAGAATTATATGGTTTAAATGTTTTAGAAAAAAATATTCAAGATGTAGATAATAATGAAACACGATTTGTTGTGATTTCTAATCATGATTCAAGACCTAGTTCTAATGATAAAACTTCTATAGTATTTTCATTATATGATGATAAACCAGGAGGTTTATATGAAATATTAAGTATTTTTGCTAATAATCATATTAATTTAAGTAAAATAGAATCTAGACCATCTAAACAAGGACTTGGAAAATATATATTTTTTATAGATTTGTATGGTCATAGAAAAAATGATAAAATATTTAGAGTATTAGAGGAAGTTTCTAAAGATACTTCATTTTTTAAGATTTTAGGATCATATCCAGTATTTAAACATTATTAGTGTTTTATTTTATCTTTTTAGTTATTGTTTATATTTTTTATTATAATTTGAATTAAAATAATTATTTATATTTTTAAAAATTAATTTTATTATTTTATTATTTTTATTTATTGATTTATTTTTTCTAAATATATTAAAAACATAATAAATTTATATGTTAATAATCTAATAAAAATTATATATAGGTTAATTTAAAGATTTAATTAAATATTAAAATTTTAAAAATTAGGTTGATGGTATTATTAATCCAGATAAAGAAAAGCTTATTAAAGTCATGAAAGAACTTAAAGCTGATCATCAAAATGGTAAGATTTCTGATGAGAAGTATAAGGAGTTATCACGACAATATATGATTAAGTTAAAAAAGATTGATGCTTCTAGTAGGATTAGAACCATGCAAGGTAGAAAACAGAAATATCCATCTTCTAATCAATATTCACAAGGTATTAGGCCAGATAAAAGGGCTGCAGAGTTAAGTAGATTAGAGGATGAAAAATTAGTTCAAAAATACATAGTTAATCCTAAAAAATCATCAAATAATCAAAGACCTAAATCTCATGGAAGTAATAGTGGTAAATGGAGTGTTATTGCAGTTGTTTTCTTAATTATTGCATTTACTGCTGGAATCGGATTTGGTATGTTGAACTTTGATTTTAAAGCAACAAATATTTCAAATGCATCTGCTATTGTTACAGATTCTGCTTTTCCTGCAGAAATTTCTAACAATACAACAGTAGGTACTACAAATTCATCTTCAATAAGTTCAACTTCATCAAGTACTGATTCATCATCTGATGTATCTTCAGGTACTTCTACAAGTTCTAGTTCTTCTTCAGGTACTAGTGATTCTAGTGGTTCTTCTAGTGGAGAATCTGGTTCTTCTTCAAGTTCTGATGGTTCTGGTAGTTCTTCTAGTGGAGGATCTAGTTCTTCTTCAAGTTCTGATGGTTCTGGTAGTTCTTCTAGTGGAGGATCTTCAGGTGCAGGTAGTACTAATTAATATTTTTATTAATTAATTTTTAATTTTTTTAGTTTAAAATGGTGAATATTATGAAAAAGTCATATTATGTTGTTGGAATTATTATTATTGTTTTAATAGTTGCTGCAGCAGTTGTCTTATCTAGTCATGATAGTAGTGCTAAGGGAAATAGTAATCAAACAGAGGTTCAAACAGTTTCTCAAGGTGGAGTTATTGTTAAATTCCCATCTGATTGGGTAGTGGCTAAATCTCAAACAAATGACACTGTTGTTGCAATTGCAGATTCTAAAACATTAGACTCTTCTAAAAATGCTAAGGTTAATGTTAATATTGAAAAAAGAGATTTAGATGGTCAAAATTTAAATACATACTTCAATAAAACATATACTTCTTTATTATCTAATTCATCAAATCAATTAATATCCTTAGGTAATTCAACAGCAATTAAAGATAAAGAATGTTATGAAGCAGATTATGTTTCAGATAAAGATGCAGATGCAAAAGAACATAGGGCAATTTGGGTTGAAAGTAATGGACAAGCTTATGTAATTTTATGTACTGCACCACAAAAAAGTTTTGAAAATTACAATAAATATTTTAATTATATTATAAATAATATTAAAATTGAATAATTCTTTTTTATTTATTTTTTTTTAAATTATATTAAAAAATCTATTATTTTTTTTACGAGGTTTTATTATGACTATAGTTTTATGTGTTACAGGTAGTATTGCAGCTACAAAATCAATTCAATTAGCAAGAGATTTAAGAAGACATGGACAAGATGTTAAATGTTTTATGAGTGAAGCTGCATGTGATATTATTAATCCTATTTCTATGGAATTTGCAACTAATCAAGAGGTAGTAACTAAATTAACTGGGAAAATTGAGCATGTTAAATATTCTCAAGAAGATTTAATTTTAGTTGCTCCTGCTACTGCAAGTACAATTAGTAAATTTGCTTATAAAATATCTGATACTCCAATCACTGCTCTTTTACTTGCTGCATATGGTCATAACACTCCAATATTAATGGTTCCTTCAATGCATGATGCAATGTATATAGGTATTAGTGAAAATCTTGATAAACTTAAATCTGAAGGAATTCATTTTGTAGATCCTAAAATGGCTGAAGGTAAAGCAAAATTCCCAGATATTGGAAATATTGTTCTTGAATCATTAAGATTAATAAATCAAAATAAATAAGTTTAATTTAGATATTATTAAGATTAAACCAAAATAAATAAATTTAATTTAGCTATTCTAGAATAATTAATTAAGAGGTATTATGTCTAATTCTATTTCTAATAAAAAAGTTCTAATTAATTTAGGTGGAACATATGAACCAATTGATCCAATCAGAGGAATTTCTAATAAATCCTCTGGTAAAATGGGTTTAGCTCTTGCAAAAGAAGCATATATTCGTGGTTATGATTTAACATTAATTGCAGCGAAATGTGATGTTGAAATACCATCTATTTTTAATACTCTTCATGTACAAACTTCTTCAGAAATGAATAACTGTATTAAGAAACTTATTCCCGATTTTGATATTTTTATTGCTACTGCAGCAATAAGTGATTTTGAACCTATTAAAATGCAATCACATAAAATTAATTCATCTTTAAATCTTTCACTAGAATTTAAACCAGTTGAAAAAATTATAAGACAAATTAAAGATATTAATCCTAATGTATTTCTTGTTGGTTTTAAGGCACAATATGATATTTCTGAAGAGGATTTAATAAATTGTGCAAATAAACAAATTAAAACTGCAGGATCAAATTTAGTTGTTGCAAATGATTTATCTCATGAAGGTTGTGGTTTTGGTTCTGATGATAATGAAGTTATTTTAGTTCGTGACAATGGAACTTATAAAAAAATAGCTTTATCTTCTAAAGATAAACTTGCAAAAATAATATTTGATGATATTGAAAATTCTCTATAAAACAATTATCTTTTTTTAATTTTTATTTTTAATTATTATTATTAATTAAGACATGATTTTTTAATATTATTTATCTTAGTTTTAGCTAGATTCATTTAAAATAAAATTCTTTAAGTTTAAAATTTTTATAAAAATAAGTTTTTAGTAAATCTAATTTTTATTAATTAAAATTATATTATATACTTAATATATCTAAAAATTTTATATATTCTTTTTAATTTATAAAATTTCTATTTAAAAATTATCTATTTTTTTAAATATAATATAAAATAAGTAATACTTTTTTATTAATTTTACAGACTTTTTAAATATTCTTTATTTTTTAAAATTTTCTAAAAGTATTTAATTTTTATATATAAATTGGTTAAAATAAGTTAAAATAAAAAAATAAGTTCAATCCTCTAGATAATATTATTTTGGAGTATTCATGGAGTGAATTCTATCTAGAGGCGGTCTTTTGAACTATTTCTTATATTGCATTAGCATATATATTTTTAATGTTCATAATATAAAAAGATTTCAATAGTATTACTTTTTTGATTTTTTTAAGTTAATTTTTACTTTATAAAAAATCATCTTTTTAATATTTAGACTATTATATTTTTTTTATATCTTATATGGGTATAGTAATAAAATATATTTTTTAATATTTCATTGTAATATTAATTTATTTAAAATATATCATTATTATTAATTAATATTCTTATAATAATATGAAATTTATAAGTTAATTTTATTACTTCAATTTTAAATTTATTTTTTATTCTTTTTAAGGAAATTTATTATTATTTCTTAATTTAAAATGCTTTTTTTACTAAGAAACAAATATGGTCTTTTTCATATGGTTCTAATTTGATTTTTTCTTCTATTGAAAAACCATTCCTTTTTAATATTTTTTCTTGTTCCTTAAAAACGGTTTTAGGTTTAATATTAACATTTATACTTCTTGATTTTATCATGAATACTCCTTGACCATTATCTTTCATAAAAAGATTCATATTGTCCATAAATAATTTTGTTTGGCTAGGTTGAGCAACATCACAATATACAATATCAACTTTTTCAAGTTTATTTATATATTCTTTAGGTTTTGTAGCATCATTTAATAATGGTGCTATGTTTGGTCTAGTTTTACAGAGTCTTGATAATTTTCTAAGACTTACTGGTGAAAATTCAACAGCATATATTCTTCCATTTTTAGCAATATCTGAAATATGGGATACTGTTGTACCAGTGGATGCTCCAAGATATAATATTGTTGAATCTTTATTTAATTCTAACTTTGATAATCCATTTAATAATGCAGCAGATAATTTAGATCTATGAGGATTCCATACTCTATATTCTTTACCTTCTTCATCTTTAATTAATTGCTCTCCATATACTCTAGTACCTGGAACTAAATTTACTGTAGCTATTTCTTTATCTGTTTTATAAATCTCCATTTTATCAACTTTTACTTTATTATTTTTTCCTACTTATTGTGTTTTAATTAGTGTCTTCGTTTTTTTCTTTTATGTCTTCTTTGTTTTTTTCTATTTTTATGTGGTTTTTTATGTTTACTTTCTTTATTCTTATTTTTTTGATTTTTTGTTTTTGGAAATGGATTTTCTTTTTCTATTATTTCTACTTCTTTTTCAAATTCTTCTTTAAGGCCTGGTTCATATTTATCTGTGAAATAATCTCTTTTTACTGCTAAACTAATTTTTAAAGCTAATTTTCTAGCTATCTTTCCACGATTCCAATAATTACTATTTCTAACTATAGGATCTTGATATATTAAACCATATTTCGGTGGATTTTCTCCAGTTTTTAAATGTCTAAATAATGCTTTTTCTGCACCCATAATTTGAATTGTACTTGCTGGAAACATTGCTAATCTTTTAAGACTTCCTGCATGAGAAATTAACTTAGCTCCTAATGTTGAACCTATTAAGTTTTGAAGGTTTGGTGCTATTTTTTTCATTTTTGAATTAATATATTCCTCAATAT includes:
- a CDS encoding DUF366 family protein; the protein is MSIIHKHIQEKFSYDGSQIEPMWAFREFNVRGSSIISWRGPMNIHPENIKDFADVGTEIKSNEMFHTMTEFFDCQPANMKIAYLRQRLLILIFNEHLTKKGIIANRDGDDIYIGGRKLSVCIATASISSMKIHFALNIRDEGTPVDVDTIGLFDIKDSNGNQIFNDDNVCDFMNEVLDAYIDELNTLDLDISKTKIL
- a CDS encoding 6-carboxytetrahydropterin synthase, with the translated sequence MKIIINGINANLRFSAAHMIPTHKSCGFIHGHSYFVDIEIEGEKSGDFNFVVDFKEVKSIVKDICNSLDHRFLVPIYNNHMDFKDIDDEDLSIEAFDDFKNIQFKIEHKGYTIPKEDCVLLPIKYTSAEALSEYFVEKIYDKLSNTSNLKSISACVNEGIGQGAMFTKTIN
- a CDS encoding 7-carboxy-7-deazaguanine synthase QueE; the protein is MLEAPIVEIFSSIQGEGLLVGRRQIFVRFAGCNLNCSYCDTEASKSSKNGTLRNVDYVVNKINELKTPDLHSVSFTGGEPSLYADFIKEVIDKINFPGFLETNGILTKEINKIDNLKYASLDIKLPENLEDAFDSKIISSEIDSINLLIDKGINVYCKIVVFPNLDLKLFENLIFNVSKAINKKDNLSIIIQPVSPIELWKNDKDKLFKFSEITGKYMDVLIIPQLHKFMNIE
- a CDS encoding CBS domain-containing protein; this encodes MNDKSTKSFKKSRNRGSIERETKEADHDGDVMTLVSKDVISVPPTTSIIDTAHLMIEHEFRRIPVTDPGSKKLLGIVTTMDILSFLGGGDKYNIIKYKCNDNYLAAINEPIKEIMTRGVITMNHKATIKETVKAMVDNHVGAMPIVDKDDKLVGIVTERDFALALAGVLTKETVNDYMSSDVITITPGTSLDYTTKFMVRNSFRRLPIVSEDEIAPEHGDKIIGIVTSTDILRYFVDKKFFSQMDTNVASDLLDEVKISEVMSKGARTVEPTTRLGDFAELLKEKNIGGVPVISHDQVVGIITERDIIKAINDN
- a CDS encoding CBS domain-containing protein — its product is MQIKNIMSEDLITIDKDQNLLDGLKLFRKNKISRLPVINTNKDNEKELVGIVSERDIAKKLGSSKYEKLSPSALHISSVMVKDVITVDETMNLVDVANIMLDKGIGSVPIESDGIMVGIVSKADFVGICSGKAYEKYTVEDIMTNDIISVSIDERLVHARRVILDNHIGRLLVTEDNELAGIITSKDIIRCLIDFKKHTPDKYQKSQIKNLYVSDLMSGNVETVSKDESIVDVANKMLETGYNGYPVVDENNKVIGIITQTDLLALVADLESD
- the pheA gene encoding prephenate dehydratase, with product MIRDIAFLGPEGTFTHEVASRLSNNLLTCDSINHVMDAVIGGKCSKGVVPIENSIEGSVNITLDLLVHSYDLLIEKEIIFPINHNLLAPKGVKLEDITDVFSHPQALAQCHNYLIEHNIKPHQTLSTAAASKKISNIEHSASIGTLKSAELYGLNVLEKNIQDVDNNETRFVVISNHDSRPSSNDKTSIVFSLYDDKPGGLYEILSIFANNHINLSKIESRPSKQGLGKYIFFIDLYGHRKNDKIFRVLEEVSKDTSFFKILGSYPVFKHY
- a CDS encoding flavoprotein; translated protein: MTIVLCVTGSIAATKSIQLARDLRRHGQDVKCFMSEAACDIINPISMEFATNQEVVTKLTGKIEHVKYSQEDLILVAPATASTISKFAYKISDTPITALLLAAYGHNTPILMVPSMHDAMYIGISENLDKLKSEGIHFVDPKMAEGKAKFPDIGNIVLESLRLINQNK
- a CDS encoding phosphopantothenoylcysteine decarboxylase domain-containing protein — encoded protein: MSNSISNKKVLINLGGTYEPIDPIRGISNKSSGKMGLALAKEAYIRGYDLTLIAAKCDVEIPSIFNTLHVQTSSEMNNCIKKLIPDFDIFIATAAISDFEPIKMQSHKINSSLNLSLEFKPVEKIIRQIKDINPNVFLVGFKAQYDISEEDLINCANKQIKTAGSNLVVANDLSHEGCGFGSDDNEVILVRDNGTYKKIALSSKDKLAKIIFDDIENSL